One Vairimorpha necatrix chromosome 7, complete sequence DNA segment encodes these proteins:
- a CDS encoding zinc finger C2H2 domain-containing protein — MSGKKRFQNKKVRKSNLKEEVSEESGPSDLTSDLHHQKSENSSFFYLKQAATEAEKKLKKRLYKEKSYIPENLDRERLRTIKEANKKKEKNMKKEKNKKEGDKNVLGRASLLIQKKPRQIKKEAKKTESAPPENEIIRSFSDFDDSLFEKKTINGVVMFCCAKNGCNKQLPTISRIKRHYISHTDIKPFVCPSKSCSKKFSRKDNMLQHYKAHCKKTKKYD; from the coding sequence ATGTCaggtaaaaaaagatttcaaaataaaaaggtCAGAAAATCCAATTTAAAAGAGGAGGTATCAGAAGAATCCGGCCCTTCTGATCTCACTAGCGACCTACACCATCAAAAATCCGAAAATTCTAgctttttttatctaaaacAAGCAGCCACGGAAGCAGAAAAGAAGCTAAAAAAAAGactttataaagaaaaaagttACATTCCAGAAAACTTGGATCGAGAACGGCTAAGAACAATTAAAGAAGCTAATAAGAAGAAGgagaaaaatatgaagaaggagaaaaataaaaaggaaggggataaaaatgtattagGACGTGCTAGCCTCctaattcaaaaaaaacctagacaaattaaaaaggaagcaaaaaaaacagaatCTGCTCCGCcagaaaatgaaattataaGAAGTTTTTCCGACTTTGATGACAGTTTATTtgagaaaaaaacaataaatggTGTCGTTATGTTTTGTTGTGCGAAAAATGGCTGTAACAAACAATTGCCTACTATTAGTCGAATTAAGCGCCATTACATATCCCATACGGATATAAAACCTTTTGTTTGTCCATCAAAATCTTGTTCTAAAAAGTTTTCTAGAAAAGACAATATGCTTCAACACTATAAAGCGcattgtaaaaaaactaaaaagtaCGATTAG
- a CDS encoding putative SP-containing membrane protein produces the protein MISLFLFDLYLTFIPDVTASNDTLVEPLNGITKLNSSQVCNALQGNYEVLDLSVETIKYLAKYFWEIVTNDSLFSYWTKKNWTDYKNEEVRSEIKQAYLASLNFVDYLNIATSTHFNNMITCYKDFIKNSDSINEATHLIIQNSTCFGFKPGNNLPNVIGKICDGISESWRDCFGGNNMRTIFFKLYDNRLQSLSSVCSNTSHNFKTTKYSENIVTSTKVYDDYVIKENDAIDTEKIGYINLGMYSLIFLAVPFLLFIVVLSYKRSYRKTSYKGVKQRNIGSI, from the exons ATGATTTCGTTATTCTTATTTGATCTATATTTAACATTCATACCTGATGTTACTGCATCTAACGACACCCTAGTTGAACCACTGAATGGCATCACTAAACTTAATAGCAGTCAAGTCTGCAATGCGTTGCAAGGAAATTATGAAGTTCTTGATTTGTCGGTTGaaactataaaatatctaGCGAAATATTTTTGGGAGATCGTAACAAATGATTCTTTATTTAGTTACTGGACGAAGAAAAACTGGACTGATTATAAAAACGAAGAAGTTAGAAGCGAAATTAAGCAGGCCTATTTAGCTTCA CTTAATTTTGTCGactatttaaatatagCAACAAGTActcattttaataatatgaTTACTTGctataaagattttattaaaaattcagaTTCAATCAATGAAGCTACTCATCTCATCATTCAAAATAGCACATGTTTTGGGTTTAAACCTGGAAACAATCTTCCTAATGTCATTGGTAAGATTTGTGATGGAATATCAGAATCCTGGCGGGATTGTTTTGGTGGAAATAATATGAGGacaattttctttaaacTATATGACAACAGATTACAATCTTTGTCTTCAGTTTGTTCTAATACAAGCCATAATTTTAAGACAACAAAATATAGTGAAAATATTGTCACCAGTACTAAAGTCTACGATGATTAtgttataaaagaaaatgatgCAATTGATACCGAGAAAATAGGATATATTAATCTGGGAATGTATTCTCTTATATTCCTAGCTGTTCCATTTTTGCTTTTTATAGTAGTGTTGTCATATAAAAGATCTTATAGAAAGACTAGCTACAAAGGAGTGAAGCAGAGGAATATAGGATCTATTTAA
- a CDS encoding ribosome biogenesis protein UTP23-like: MIKKIQKSNKKSLKLLNKVDFRLPYQVLIDDTFINNMNKYGKRYKHLKETFKSEPKLFFTKCILNKYKSLNKEYENDISDNCEMVKCPHTDKSDVLKCLSFVFRRFNKNHYIVGTSNKEIMDKYRDRSDVPLLNFNKGQIKLFINTEKIPEKSIYSTEATKKELERLEKIFGNDKQEVSEESEKFEDVNIEELEVSNDKEPEE, encoded by the coding sequence ATGATTAAAAAGATCCAGAAatccaataaaaaatctctcaaattattaaacaaaGTAGATTTCAGACTTCCATACCAAGTCTTAATAGACGACACATTCATAAATAACATGAACAAATATGGtaaaagatataaacaTCTAAAAGAGACATTTAAAAGTGAGccgaaattattttttaccaaatgtatattaaacaaatataaaagtttaaacaaagaatatgaaaatgACATAAGTGACAATTGTGAAATGGTCAAATGTCCCCACACAGACAAGTCAGATGTTCTAAAATGTTTGTCTTTCGTATTtagaagatttaataaaaatcattatatAGTCGGAACAtctaataaagaaataatggACAAGTACAGAGACAGAAGTGACGTTCcacttttaaatttcaataaagGACAAATTAAGctatttattaatactGAGAAAATACCAGAGAAATCTATTTATTCTACAGAAgctacaaaaaaagaattagaaaGACTTGAGAAGATTTTTGGAAATGACAAACAAGAAGTTTCAGAAGAATCTGAAAAATTCGAAGATGTGAACATTGAAGAATTAGAAGTTTCAAATGACAAAGAACCagaagaataa
- a CDS encoding dimethyladenosine transferase (DIM1), which produces MVNPKFNKDLGQHILKNMGAIDTILEKAKIKSTDVILEIGGGTGNLTMKMLPKCKKLICYEMDPRLASELVKKVNVNREYQNKFQLFIGDAMKQDFPYFDMCISNLPYQISSPFVFKLLTYNFKCAYIMFQKEFADRLIARPGSQDYCRLSVSVQLLAQVDHVLKIKKNSFVPPPKVESAVIRFEPKVPRPVLNFEDFDGMLKICFLRKNKTLLANFRGSTFLKNNKKKKEDAEEFIKNILSKLEFGNKRATKMDTDDFLELYLEFKKNDIDFI; this is translated from the coding sequence ATGGTTAACccgaaatttaataaagatcTCGGCCAACATATTCTGAAAAATATGGGAGCTATAGACACAATCTTAGAAAaagcaaaaataaaatcaacaGACGTGATTCTAGAGATAGGAGGTGGTACAGGAAATTTAACTATGAAAATGTTAccaaaatgtaaaaaactaatttgTTATGAAATGGACCCAAGATTGGCATCTGAGCTTGTAAAAAAAGTCAATGTAAATCGAgaatatcaaaataaatttcaacTTTTTATTGGGGACGCTATGAAACAAGATTTTCCATATTTCGATATGTGTATTAGTAATTTACCCTATCAAATTAGTAGtccttttgtttttaaattgttaacttacaattttaaatgtgCTTACATTATGTTCCAGAAAGAATTTGCCGATCGGCTTATTGCTAGACCAGGCTCGCAAGATTATTGTAGATTGTCTGTGTCTGTTCAATTATTGGCACAAGTAGAtcatgttttaaaaattaaaaaaaattcttttgttCCTCCTCCTAAAGTAGAGTCTGCAGTTATTAGATTTGAACCAAAAGTACCGCGGCCAGTTTTGAATTTTGAAGATTTCGACGGCATGTtgaaaatatgttttttacgaaaaaataaaactttattgGCTAATTTTAGAGGGTcgacatttttaaaaaataataagaagaagaaagaagACGCAGAAGAGtttattaagaatattCTGAGTAAACTTGAATTTGGAAATAAAAGGGCGACGAAGATGGACACtgatgattttttagaattatatctagaatttaaaaaaaatgatatagattttatataa
- a CDS encoding origin recognition complex subunit 2 (ORC2): MPQKLLKFHLSCKKEHTDLLKNFNILYFGFGSKKNILAKMFPSAFQFDMNFYKISDIIFELNKKLKKNHKNLSDFSSNLILILIDFDFKYSSYFKKTNFRLIFTFEKMNKELNYQKFEDLNLVMRDLTTYEDYDVEFTEIKEDKKEGYLNVIRNGSKNSKFTFKNLLEFDNTNVSVNNLFDKIKKKLMIFKKNLVFNFLSEFIDHQMIKIIDHINIEILVEKKYFKDLINECEK, from the coding sequence ATGCCTCAGAAACTTCTCAAATTCCATTTGTCTTGTAAAAAAGAACACACAgacttattaaaaaatttcaacaTTCTTTACTTCGGATTTggatctaaaaaaaatattctcgCTAAAATGTTCCCTAGCGCATTCCAGTTTGAtatgaatttttacaaaatatctGACATTATCTTCGaactaaacaaaaaattaaaaaaaaatcataaaaactTATCAGATTTCTCTAGTAACCTCATTCTGATTCTAATAGACTTCGACTTTAAATATTCctcatattttaaaaaaacaaattttagactaatttttacatttgaaaaaatgaacaaagaactaaattatcaaaaatttgaagATTTAAATCTCGTAATGCGCGACTTGACGACTTACGAAGACTATGATGTAGAATTTACAGAAAttaaagaagataaaaaagaaggatatttaaatgtaataagaaatggatcaaaaaatagtaaatttacatttaaaaatttattggaATTTGATAATACAAATGTATCTgtaaataatttgtttgataaaataaaaaaaaaattaatgatttttaagaaaaatcttgtttttaattttttgagtGAGTTTATTGACCATCAGATGATTAAAATAATCGATCATattaatatagaaatattggtagagaagaaatattttaaggATTTGATTAATGAAtgtgaaaaataa
- a CDS encoding putative Rho guanine nucleotide exchange factor produces MGGENIIDEDFSYYIDMFPKKYHSSRSFITYIEEFGSICISLISKENTTFVYCRSILGLLEFEYTNSQLKEEQILFMSFDKYFRHFINNWDLQLNTRSTLFDNVFSFLTSNIVSLTSNRTRQPLNNLIKTFVLSNINKFKIENLKNRISELNYFYAEEIENFILRDFLEIELKNEKIEDVKHFDELNVTSEDLENLGINYKNIENGLSTVIHELISTELEVLIIMNKMYYNGILIQKEKLEIYKFNEYFKDFEKLYFLSKRFVSDLVNTFNMFKYKKVDYTLQDIFKPDKNQEYSSNFDEYKNLDFKFDQDTYKFNETSNADLTSNLDLTSNADLTLKLDEYKENKIIFVNDENDLTEKLSTILYKNLEYFYSFKNFSIFSESILKNCKIKNFNIDLLRDTFNIMTQRLTKYNALLSKILSYTHPDSLGYLPLKFFLIKIRKFVLLCDNLTDIQFKKEKTWELCIKYDLYDVKDLYIDEITSDKYKLILIADYILILNLNGKLLDIYNVETLDIHENGNKSFFLITNRKSNITLHYKYEYEDYSMYVMRYKCMSRGIRDRIVFNLRHSKKKFNKNQREIIKKIEREKEVFGIPYLYQKDEDWILMKYRLIMNEILEVNENLKIKKF; encoded by the coding sequence ATGGGTggtgaaaatattatagatGAAGActtttcttattatattgaCATGTTCCCTAAGAAATATCACTCCTCTAGAAGTTTTATAACTTACATTGAGGAATTTGGCTCTATTtgtatttctttaatttctaaaGAAAATACCACTTTTGTTTACTGCAGATCAATTTTGGGCTTATTAGAATTTGAATACACAAACTCACAACTAAAAGAAgaacaaatattatttatgtcatttgataaatatttcaggcattttataaacaacTGGGATCTCCAACTTAATACTAGATCTACTCTCTTTGATAATGTCTTCTCTTTTTTAACTTCTAATATCGTATCATTAACTTCTAATAGAACAAGACAACCACTTAACAATTTAATCAAAACATTCGtcttatcaaatataaacaagTTTAAGATagaaaatctaaaaaacagAATCTCAGAATTAAACTATTTCTACGCTgaagaaatagaaaattttatactcAGAGATTTCTTAGAAATAGAACTAAAAAACGAGAAAATCGAAGATGTAAAACATTTCGACGAACTAAATGTCACTTCTGaagatttagaaaatttgggaattaattataaaaatatagaaaatggCTTAAGTACTGTAATTCATGAACTTATATCTACAGAATTGGaagttttaataattatgaaCAAAATGTATTATAACGGGATTTTGatacaaaaagaaaaacttgaaatttacaaatttaatgaatattttaaagattttgaaaaattatattttttgtctaAAAGATTTGTAAGTGATCTAGtaaatacatttaatatgtttaaatataaaaaagtggATTATACATTACAAGACATTTTTAAACCAGACAAAAATCAAGAATATAGTTCAAATTTCgatgaatataaaaatttagattttaaatttgaccAAGAcacttataaatttaatgaaaCTTCAAATGCAGATCTCACTTCAAATTTAGATCTCACTTCAAATGCAGACCTCACTTTAAAATTAGAcgaatataaagaaaataaaatcattttcgTAAATGACGAAAATGATCTCACAGAAAAACTATctacaattttatataaaaatttggaatatttttactcttttaaaaatttttcaattttttcagaaagcattttaaaaaattgtaagataaaaaattttaacatCGATTTATTAAGAGACACATTCAATATCATGACACAAAGattaacaaaatataacgctttattatctaaaatattatcataCACCCACCCCGACTCATTGGGGTATTTACCcttgaaattttttctaataaaaatcagAAAATTCGTCTTATTGTGCGATAATTTGACAGATAtccaatttaaaaaagaaaagacaTGGGaattatgtataaaataCGACTTATATGACGTCAAAGATCTTTATATTGATGAAATAACAAGTGACAAgtacaaattaatattaatagcTGATTATATTCTAatactaaatttaaatggCAAATTACTGGACATTTATAATGTCGAAACCTTAGATATTCATGAAAATGGGAACAAGTcgttttttcttataactAATCGGAAAAGTAATATAACtttacattataaatacGAGTATGAAGATTATAGTATGTATGTAATGAGATATAAATGTATGAGTAGAGGTATACGAGATAGaatagtttttaatttaaggCATagtaagaaaaaatttaataaaaatcaaagggagataataaaaaaaatagagaGGGAGAAAGAAGTGTTTGGGATACCGTATTTGTATCAGAAAGATGAAGATTGGATATTAATGAAGTATAGGCTTATAATGAATGAGATATTGGAAgttaatgaaaatttaaagataaaaaaattttaa
- a CDS encoding DNA polymerase epsilon catalytic subunit — protein MREIIEELETQFKFQEYLLQEIIEGYIFNFDHVINEDSSSYVRIYFVTKDLRNFYITVPFYYSMLIECINQTDVEEYIKNQYPEGYVSSNIVEKYDSTEYNYLNKEKKKLLKINYKYKNTFDRLLKDIKKAILNNRNNKKIESVYKDMMKYKKEEENNIVEYLLNIYEYDIPPEIIISDTYKVRAGKWYEYSYNGEEYNINLSQKTETPDLRVFAFDIKTHDKYPDSSNDEIVSIAIKTDTANMLIINRSIILQDIGTFEYEPTEELCCQFTSYNMDSEEELILKFLELFQIYKPHIVSTFRGNTFDFSYLETRMIKHKINLTNMTGFTREREYYTCPFILHFDCHKWAIKDDTLSEVSHDLKSITKMKLEYEIESEDMLNEKMLSDFVEDVVATFYLSVKYVQPQIFCLSSLIPYTPIKALTKKPEVLCEALLIIEAFQHSFLIPNKKIKEIHEDKAIDFVTNSFECLKSGIFRSDFEYQFILNEQELKNISESLDDILVNISDSDISLIKKEIKTKLMNIRKYSVCKGNIYHIDFKMLYSDIILTNNLQPVSLVNDDICIRCDYFPERSKCNKKIEIDNFNEIEQRTIKEYNQDPHPSKRYQNEDANQAEENRVVNICQRAIPFFIESIRKIREKDNLTNILKSFYSYLTFRNARWSSPEMSSVVSNLADKIIQECKEVLDKISTILEINPEGIWILVPEIFPSEILVGNLKINFLNLYLNHMNSKKHNIDSFYNINGPYNGMIIPFGLDKSKKKYLIINFDDSMGENKLDLKEYNNLEILKRIQDELFEEYTQGNTLQDCYDKLASVCRYWLKLLESKCQALSDDEILEMFSETKEVENNSKLTKKLAEFKNIEDFKYFEDVVVKYFVSVFPTNEPLSNRRIPSLIYKSKEADFFLKKWTQFAPSLEIRDLIDWDYYSKIIKDYLSKMIILPALDQKIENPLPEIKIQKPAIKQSTKSDLLDYFVVKKKTQDSNKPEITTESKKIKEQNGILKIVKSDKNYIFYFYNKINNPVENKPVKGKSLLKPEIEVKQSEVNQIFNSISKLIEMKIYFKANKIFCIENKVKFTEKYLPESKNLEKISYISTSSSDYYLKLVNNPNISEIYNFNVPSIFQSEFDKYEISRNPNFVILTSFNFGKFIIFAFSKNEKFTFISNFKHSLVENINLQNFILKNVDCLILLNGNDKNYEDLKKVCLSYVYNSEKIQIKKRLCSFPELLEIQKNLHRELKMTFETKSSICSYLGIPVCNNDIPFLDYLYYKSSVDFNALVSEGGPESHRLFKNEKVNPRFYKHHSIQFECVGSLILSILENEVLFDESDRLDFRPDFKVLFNMVNKIFKDYKMSIPGSNLILNRIEKWIRKESSFLSTSLKDLINLLHQRYIFNLISFFNDLKMNIIYVSANIFCIETEKDTSESAEKIFEYCKKIISKKKGYRNLVFRKSRHFDKLLFIDPNNFFYMKNQDQFCTSDLKVPAEFIRKYFTEDNFTGEYIYNLVTSVDREVADLILISLRFKPEMYNVISNCKKLLKIDEYSKNEENIEMLIICRKCNLENVMRSRCIKCMYRFVREEVYEVVEKYFRHYLNLELSDELFCEKCGRINERKLTEYCECGGIFKKRSYVREIEKILSKLNNEDLTNKFKTKLDFYNIKIRH, from the coding sequence ATGAGAGAAATTATCGAAGAACTAGAAACacaatttaaatttcaGGAATATCTCCTACAAGAGATTATTGAAGGATACATCTTCAATTTTGATCATGTCATAAATGAAGATTCCTCATCTTATGTAAGAATATATTTCGTCACTAAAGATTTAAGGAATTTCTACATTACTGTCCCTTTCTATTATTCTATGTTAATAGAATGTATAAATCAGACAGACGTAGAGgaatatataaagaatCAATATCCAGAAGGATATGTAAGTAGTAATATTgtagaaaaatatgattctacagaatataattatctaaataaagaaaagaagaaattattaaagatcaattacaaatataaaaatacatttgaCAGATTACTAAAAGATATCAAGAAGgcaatattaaataatagaaataataagaaaatcGAGAGTGTGTACAAAGACATgatgaaatataaaaaagaagaagagaATAATATAGTAGAATATTtactaaatatttatgagTATGATATCCCGCCCGAGATCATAATATCAGATACTTACAAAGTAAGAGCAGGGAAATGGTATGAGTATTCTTATAATGGAGAAGAATACaacataaatttaagtCAAAAAACCGAAACACCAGATTTGCGAGTATTTGCCTTTGATATTAAGACACATGACAAATATCCAGATTCAAGTAATGACGAAATAGTCTCTATTGCTATAAAAACAGACACAGCTAACATGttaataattaatagaTCAATAATATTACAAGATATTGGGACATTCGAGTATGAGCCAACAGAGGAATTATGTTGTCAATTTACTTCTTACAATATGGATTCAGAGGAAGAATTaattcttaaatttttagaattattCCAAATCTACAAGCCGCACATTGTCTCGACTTTCCGAGGAAATACATTTGATTTTTCATACTTAGAAACACGAATGATTAAGcacaaaattaatttgaCAAATATGACGGGATTTACTCGAGAGCGAGAATATTACACATGTCCATTTATTCTGCATTTTGATTGCCATAAATGGGCCATAAAAGACGACACACTGTCTGAAGTAAGTCATGATTTAAAGTCAATTACTAAAATGAAACTTGAGTATGAAATAGAATCTGAAGATATGCTCAATGAGAAAATGCTATCTGATTTTGTAGAAGATGTAGTCGctactttttatttatctgTCAAATATGTTCAGCCTCAAATATTCTGTCTGAGTTCTCTTATTCCATACACGCCTATAAAAGCACTGACTAAAAAACCAGAAGTTTTATGTGAAGCTCTTTTAATTATTGAGGCATTTCAACATTCTTTCTTGATaccaaataaaaagataaaagaaatacaCGAGGATAAAGCCATAGACTTTGTGACAAATTCTTTTGAATGTTTGAAATCGGGCATTTTCAGGTCGGATTTTGAGtatcaatttattttaaatgaacAAGAACTTAAGAATATATCTGAATCATTAGACGACATATTAGTAAATATTTCTGATTCAGACATCTCTTTGATAAAGAAGGAAATTAAGACCAAATTAATGAATATTCGCAAGTATAGTGTATGTAAAGGGAATATCTACCATATAGATTTTAAGATGTTATATTCTGATATTATTCTGACTAATAATCTTCAGCCCGTGTCTCTCGTTAATGATGATATTTGTATAAGATGTGACTATTTCCCAGAGAGGTCTAAATGTAACAAGAAAATCGAGatagataattttaatgaaataGAACAGCGTACTATAAAAGAGTATAATCAAGATCCACACCCATCCAAAAGATATCAAAATGAAGACGCTAATCAAGCAGAAGAAAACAGAGTCGTCAACATTTGTCAAAGAGCAAttccattttttatagaatcaATCAGAAAGATACGAGAAAAAGATAATctaacaaatattttaaaatcattttacTCATATTTGACATTTAGAAATGCAAGATGGAGCTCGCCTGAAATGTCGTCTGTTGTTTCTAATTTAGCAGATAAAATCATACAAGAGTGTAAAGAAGTCTTAGATAAAATATCCactattttagaaataaatccAGAAGGGATCTGGATTTTAGTACCTGAGATATTTCCATCTGAAATTCTAGTCGGAAACCTGAAAAtcaattttctaaatttatacttAAATCATATGAACAGTAAGAAACATAATATTGatagtttttataatattaatggTCCTTATAATGGCATGATTATTCCTTTTGGGTTAGACAAGTccaaaaagaaatatctAATTATAAACTTTGATGATTCCATGGGAGAGAACAAACTTGATcttaaagaatataataatttagaaatacTAAAAAGAATACAGGACGAATTATTCGAGGAATATACACAAGGGAATACATTACAAGATTGTTATGATAAATTGGCCAGTGTCTGTAGATATTGGCTTAAATTACTAGAATCTAAATGTCAGGCCTTAAGTGATGAcgaaatattagaaatgtTCAGTGAGACTAAAGAAGTAGAAAATAATAGCAAATTAACAAAGAAATTAGCCGAATTTAAGAATattgaagattttaaatattttgaagaTGTAGTAGTCAAATATTTCGTATCTGTTTTCCCTACAAATGAACCACTGTCAAATAGAAGAATCCcttctttaatttataaatctaaaGAAGCGGATttctttttgaaaaaatggACTCAATTCGCCCCGTCTTTAGAAATCCGAGATCTCATTGATTGGGATTATTACagtaaaatcataaaagaTTATTTGTCGAAGATGATCATTTTGCCTGCATTGGACCAGAAGATTGAGAATCCACTACcagaaattaaaatacaaaaaccTGCAATAAAACAGAGCACTAAATCAGATTTACTTGATTATTTCGTAGTCAAGAAAAAGACACAAGATTCTAATAAACCAGAAATCACTACtgaaagtaaaaaaataaaagaacaGAATGGAATACTTAAGATTGTAAAAtcagataaaaattatatattttatttttacaataaaataaataatccAGTAGAAAATAAACCTGTTAAAGGCAAGTCACTATTAAAACCAGAAATAGAAGTCAAGCAATCAGAAGTAAAccaaatatttaattctatATCTAAATTAATTGAAATGAAGATCTATTTTAAAGCAAATAAGATATTTTGTATAGAAAATAAGGTCAAATTTACTGAGAAATATTTACCAGagagtaaaaatttagagaagatttcttatatttctaCATCTTCTTCAGATTATTATCTTAAATTAGTCAATAATCCCAATATCtcagaaatttataattttaatgtgCCTTCTATTTTCCAATCtgaatttgataaatatgaaatttcCAGAAATCCAAATTTCGTCATTTTGACGAGTTTCAATTTCgggaaatttataatttttgcatttagtaaaaatgagaaatttacttttatttcGAATTTTAAACATTCCTTagtagaaaatataaatttacaaaatttcattttaaagaatGTTGATTGCCTAATTTTACTAAATGGAAATGATAAGAATTATGAAGATCTTAAGAAAGTATGCCTTTCTTATGTGTACAATTCTGAGAAGatacaaattaaaaagagacTCTGTAGTTTCCCAGAGCTCTTAGAGATTCAGAAGAATTTACACAGAGAACTTAAAATGACATTTGAGACTAAGAGTAGTATTTGTTCTTATTTAGGTATTCCTGTCTGTAATAATGATATTCCTTTTCTTGattatctttattataaatccTCTGTAGATTTTAATGCTTTGGTCTCTGAAGGCGGGCCCGAGTCACACAGGCTTTTTAAGAATGAAAAGGTCAATCctagattttataaacacCACTCAATACAATTTGAGTGTGTTGGGTCTCTGATCTTGtcaattttagaaaatgaagttttATTTGATGAATCAGATAGATTAGATTTTAGACCAGATTTcaaagttttatttaacaTGGTAAATAAGATCTttaaagattataaaatgtCTATTCCAGGCagtaatttaattttaaatagaaTTGAGAAGTGGATTCGTAAGGAGTCCTCATTTCTGTCTACTAGTCTTAAAGATTTAATTAATCTACTACACCAGagatatattttcaatttaatatcatttttcAATGATCTAAAGatgaatattatttatgtaaGTGCCAATATCTTCTGTATTGAGACAGAAAAAGACACCAGTGAATCAGCAGAGAAGATATTtgaatattgtaaaaagatCATAAGTAAGAAAAAGGGATACAGAAATTTAGTCTTTAGAAAATCAAGacattttgataaattactATTTATTGACccaaataatttcttctatatGAAAAATCAGGATCAATTTTGCACTAGTGACTTAAAAGTCCCGGCCGAATTTATTAGGAAATATTTCACTGAAGATAATTTCACTGGTGaatatatttacaatttagTGACTAGTGTAGACAGAGAAGTCGCAGatctaattttaatatctttGAGATTTAAGCCTGAAATGTATAATGTCATTTCTAATTGTAAGAAACTTCTAAAAATAGATGAATATTCTAAGAATGAggaaaatatagaaatgtTGATAATTTGCAGAAAGTGTAACTTGGAAAATGTCATGAGATCTCGCTGTATAAAATGCATGTACAGATTTGTGAGAGAAGAAGTGTACGAAGTAGTAGAGAAATATTTCAGACATTATCTCAATTTAGAACTAAGTGACGAATTATTCTGCGAGAAATGTGGTAGAATAAatgaaagaaaattaaCAGAATATTGTGAATGTGGaggaatatttaaaaagagaagTTATGTTAGAGAAATCGAGAAAATTCTCAGCAAACTGAATAATGAAGATTTAActaacaaatttaaaactaaaTTAGATTTTTACAACATAAAGATACGACATTAA